A single window of Microbispora hainanensis DNA harbors:
- a CDS encoding DUF2332 domain-containing protein, translated as METAQRYRYFAEQEVRERSPAYEALALGIAADPGLLELIDGLPEPKRQPNLLLAAVRFLGGPYDEFGRFREWLVRHWPEVRETMLARRTQTNETGRCASLLPVLAALPQPLALVEVGASAGLCLYPDRYRYRYDDGPEIGPAESPVLLTCRTNGKVPVPERLPEVVWRAGLDLDPVDVRDDEAVRWLECLVWPEQQDRLARLRGAVRMARQDPPRLVRGDAAAALPDLVAAAPAGATVVVFHSALMPYLDAEARDRFVALVRDLRVHGLPVRWISNEGSPRLPSLLPKLTAGLPERRLAFLPALDGEPLAMAGPHGEWLDWLA; from the coding sequence ATGGAGACGGCGCAGAGGTATCGGTACTTCGCGGAGCAGGAGGTCAGGGAGCGCAGCCCGGCCTACGAGGCGCTCGCTCTCGGGATCGCGGCCGACCCCGGGCTGCTCGAACTGATCGACGGCCTGCCGGAGCCGAAACGGCAGCCGAACCTGCTGCTGGCCGCAGTCCGCTTCCTCGGCGGGCCGTACGACGAGTTCGGCCGCTTCCGGGAGTGGCTCGTGCGCCACTGGCCCGAGGTGCGGGAGACGATGCTCGCCCGGCGGACGCAGACCAACGAGACGGGCCGGTGCGCGAGCCTGCTGCCGGTGCTGGCGGCGCTGCCGCAGCCGCTGGCCCTGGTGGAGGTGGGCGCCTCGGCGGGGCTGTGCCTCTACCCCGACCGCTACCGCTACCGCTATGACGACGGGCCGGAGATCGGGCCGGCCGAAAGCCCGGTGCTGCTCACCTGCCGGACGAACGGGAAGGTGCCGGTGCCGGAGCGTCTCCCCGAGGTCGTGTGGCGGGCCGGGCTGGACCTCGACCCCGTCGACGTACGCGACGACGAGGCGGTGCGCTGGCTGGAGTGCCTGGTGTGGCCGGAGCAGCAGGACCGGCTCGCCCGGCTGCGCGGGGCGGTGCGGATGGCGCGGCAGGACCCGCCCCGCCTGGTGCGGGGGGACGCCGCGGCGGCCCTGCCCGATCTCGTCGCCGCCGCGCCCGCCGGGGCGACGGTCGTCGTCTTCCACAGCGCGCTCATGCCCTACCTGGACGCCGAGGCGCGGGACCGCTTCGTGGCGCTCGTACGCGATCTTCGGGTGCACGGTCTGCCGGTGCGGTGGATCTCCAACGAGGGCTCGCCCCGGCTGCCCTCCCTTCTTCCGAAGCTGACGGCCGGGCTGCCGGAGCGGCGGCTGGCGTTCCTGCCCGCGCTCGACGGCGAACCGCTCGCGATGGCCGGGCCGCACGGCGAGTGGCTCGACTGGCTCGCCTGA
- a CDS encoding endonuclease/exonuclease/phosphatase family protein, protein MSLVALLTVGALLTGGTVAHAAADGTAAPIPARGLAGRAAADPFSPHPGANKNKSKNKNDQRQRGDQGQGQNQKLLRDFTQVLSPVQQSTTQSRALPDNRQLAHSRTITSNTQKTDSHVRNSSAQKTRQSANGRQNAGDQQNAAQSRKNPRNEPAPKPCDPNIRVMTQNMYLGSNFAPLIAAQTLPQFLAGVTTVYQNIIASAPAERAAAVAREIARNEPDLVGLQEVDIVRTGSRPAENVQSDQLNALLAELDRLGHHYETVGIMPGTDIEVPSTLGIDVRLTYRDVVIVRADAARKITLSNRQVQTYVINSTQRSPAGTITDIRGWISVDATVCGRTFRFVNTHLDSTPPLTVQRAQAQELVASAANTRLPVVFVGDFNANASDPDDPTFATYRFLLDQGFSDAWRFRHSGDPGFTCCQAPDLRNSVSSLSRRIDLVLFRGAFGVKNINVIGNRQTDRTPLGLWPSDHAGVVATLRLPGRT, encoded by the coding sequence ATGAGCCTTGTCGCGCTTCTCACGGTCGGCGCACTGCTGACCGGCGGCACCGTCGCCCACGCCGCCGCGGACGGCACGGCCGCTCCCATACCGGCGCGCGGCCTGGCCGGTCGCGCCGCCGCCGACCCCTTCTCCCCGCACCCCGGCGCGAACAAGAACAAGAGCAAGAACAAGAACGATCAGCGGCAGCGGGGCGACCAGGGCCAGGGCCAGAACCAGAAGCTGCTCCGTGATTTCACCCAGGTCCTGTCGCCGGTTCAGCAGTCCACGACGCAATCGAGGGCACTGCCGGACAACCGGCAACTCGCCCATTCGCGCACGATCACCTCGAACACCCAAAAGACCGATTCGCACGTACGGAATTCATCGGCACAGAAGACCAGGCAGAGCGCCAACGGCCGGCAGAACGCCGGCGACCAGCAGAACGCGGCGCAGTCCCGGAAAAACCCCAGGAACGAGCCGGCGCCGAAACCCTGCGATCCCAACATTCGCGTCATGACGCAGAACATGTACCTGGGCAGCAACTTCGCGCCGCTGATCGCCGCGCAGACGCTCCCGCAGTTCCTCGCGGGGGTCACGACCGTCTACCAGAACATCATCGCGAGCGCGCCCGCCGAACGCGCGGCCGCGGTCGCCCGCGAGATCGCCCGCAACGAGCCCGACCTGGTGGGCCTCCAGGAGGTCGACATCGTGCGCACCGGTTCGCGGCCGGCGGAGAACGTGCAGTCGGACCAGTTGAACGCCCTTCTGGCCGAGCTCGACCGGCTGGGGCACCACTACGAGACGGTCGGCATCATGCCCGGCACGGACATCGAGGTGCCCAGCACGCTCGGGATCGACGTGCGCCTCACCTATCGTGACGTGGTCATCGTCAGGGCGGACGCGGCCAGGAAGATCACGCTGTCCAACCGGCAGGTGCAGACCTACGTGATCAACTCGACGCAGCGCTCACCGGCGGGCACCATCACCGACATCCGCGGCTGGATCTCCGTGGACGCCACCGTCTGCGGGCGGACGTTCCGCTTCGTCAACACCCATCTGGACTCGACACCACCGTTGACCGTTCAGCGGGCGCAGGCGCAGGAGCTCGTGGCGAGTGCGGCGAACACGCGCCTGCCCGTCGTGTTCGTCGGCGACTTCAACGCCAACGCCAGTGACCCGGACGATCCGACGTTCGCCACCTACCGGTTCCTTCTCGACCAGGGCTTCTCCGACGCGTGGAGGTTCAGGCACTCCGGAGACCCCGGATTCACCTGCTGCCAGGCGCCCGACCTGCGCAATTCCGTCTCCTCGCTGTCGCGCCGCATCGACCTCGTCCTGTTCCGCGGGGCGTTCGGGGTCAAGAACATCAACGTGATCGGGAACAGGCAGACCGACCGTACGCCGCTGGGCCTGTGGCCGTCCGACCATGCGGGAGTCGTGGCGACGCTGCGGCTGCCCGGCCGCACGTAG